GCGACCATCAGGGCGATGAACAGGACCGCGACCGGGATCGGGTTCTTGATCGCCCAGGCTGAGATGCGGAGTTCGGCCATCAGCGCGCCGCCTGCTGGGTGTTGGTCGCGGGACGGATCGTGTCGCCGTCGGCGACGAACGAGGCGCCGCCCAGCACGATGCGGGTTCCGGCCGGCGGGCCCTGGACCAGCTGAGCCCAGCCGCCGCCCTTCTGGCCGATCTTCACCGCCACCTGGTGGGCGCGGTTGTTGCTGTCGACAGTCATCACCGACAGGCCGTCGGCCTCGTAGCGGATCGCCGATTCCGGAATGGCGGTGACCGCCGCGCCCGAAGCGCCGAAGGTGGCGCGGCCGAAGCCGCCGGGCCGCAGGTCGGGCCGGACGGGCAGGCGCACGCGCACCTTGCCCAGGCGGCTGTTGCTGTCGACGCGCGGGCTGACCAGGCGCACGACGCCCGAGATCGACTGGCCGCCGGGCAGGCTGACCTGGGCCGACTGGCCCTCGCGAATGCCCGGGAGATCGGCTTCATTGACCTCGGCGTCCAGCTCGACCAGGCCGTCGCGGGCGATGGTGAACCAGGGCGTGGTTCCGCCGCCGGCGATCTGGCCCGGCTGCACGCCGCGCTGCAGGACCCGGCCGCTGACCGGCGAGGTGATGGTCATGCGCGAGACGCGGGTGCGCAGTTCCTTCAGCGCCGCTTCCTGGGCCTTGGCCTGGTAGCGGCGGGTTTCGATCTGCTCCTGGCTCAGCACGCCCTGGCCGTCCAGGCCGGCGACGCGGGCCGCCTCGGCCTGGGACTGGGCGGTGACGGCCGCCTGCTGGTCGACCTGGGCGCGCAGCAGGGTGTCGTCCAGCTGGGCCAGGGGCTGGCCGGCGCGGACCCAGTCGCCTTCGTCGGCGTAGAGGCGGGCGACGCGGTAGCCGCTGAGTTCGGAGCCGACGGCGGCTTCCTCGCGCGAGACCAGCAGGCCCGAGGCCTCGACCCCGCCGCCCAGCGGCCGGGTCTCGACGGAGCCGACGCTGACGGTGCGGGCCTGGGCGGCGGCGGCGGCCCCCGCCTTACCCGATTGGGCCTTGTCCTTCTTGTCGCCACAGGCGGTCAGGCCCACCGAGGCGATCAGGATCATGGCGGCGAGCGCGGTGCGGGTCGTCATGGGAAAGGATCTCATTTCGAGGAAACTTGCTGGGTCTGGTCTTGCGGAACCAGGGCGTCGGGCGCCCAGCCGCCGCCCAGCGCCTTGTAGGCCTGGACGGCCCGTTGCAGGGCCTGGGTCTTGGCTCCGGTCAGGGCTGTGCGGCTGGCGCGCCAGGTCATTTCGGACTGCAGGGTGCTGGTCAGGTCGGTCAGGCCCAGGGTGTAGCCCTTGCGGCCGGCGGCGTAGGCGCGCTGGGCGCGGGCCTCGCCGTCGGTCAGCAAGGCCACGCGGCGCTGGTCGGCGGCCAGTTGCACCATGGCGTTCTCGGCCTCGCCATAGGCGGTCTGCACCGCCTTCTCATAGGCGATGGCCGCCTGTTGCGTGCGGGCGTTCTGGGCGTCGATGTCGGCCAGCAGGGACGGGATGTTCAGCACCGGGATCGAAATATTGGCGCCCAGCGTCCAGGCCGAGCTGGTGGTCGAGGTCTTGCCGCCGGTCGTCGCGCCGGACTCGGTGATGAACGGGAAGGCCGGCGACACGCTCTTGGACCAGCCGACGCCGGGCGTCAGGTTCAGGGTCGGCAGTAGGGCCAGTTCGTTGATCTTCAGATTGCCGGCCGCCGAGGCCAGGCGCGCCTGGGCCTCGCGAATGTCGGGCCGCCGCGCCAACAGGGCGTCGGGGAGGGTGGCGGGGATCGGCGGGGCGGCGTCCAGCGTGGCGTCGACCGGCAGGCTGGCGACCGGATCTATGCCCCGCCCGACCAGGATGAGCAGGGTGCGGCGGGCGGCGGTCAGCTGGCCTTGCAGGTTCTCGACCTGGGCCAGGCTCTGGGCCTCGTCGGCGGCGGCGCGGTCGGCCTCGGAGCTGGCGATCAGGCCGGCCTTGGCCTTCTTGGTCGAGAACTCGCGCAGTTCGCCGTTGATGCGGGCGGTCTCCTGGGCGTCGTCCAACTGCACGGCCAGGCCGCGCGCGTCGAAATAGGACTGGGCGACGCTGGCGGCCAGGGCGGCGCGGGCGCCTTCGTAATTGAAGCGGGCGGCGGCCAGGTCGTTGTCGACCACCTGGCGGGCGGCCCGGCGACGGCCCCAGAGGTCCAGCTCCCAGGAGACGTCGAAATTGGCGCCATAGCTTTCGCTATCGCCGCCCTGGGTGAAGCTGGCGCCTTTGCTGTCGAGGATATCGGTGTGGGTCTTGCTGGCCTTGCCGGTCAGCGGGGTCGAGGGGATGTAGAGCTGGCGCACCTGTCCTTTGCGGACGGCGCGCGCCTCTTCCAGCTTGGCCGTGGCGGTGCGGGCGTCGGGCGCCTTTTCCAGAGCGGTCTCGATCAGGGCGGTCAGCTGCGGATCGTTGAAGCTGGTCCACCAGCGATCCAGCGTCGCTTGGGGCAGGGCGGCGCCGGCGGGCGCCGCGTAGGCGGCCGGCAGGCGGGTGTCGGGCGTCGGGCGCGGGGTGTGCACGCAGCCGGCCAGGGCCAGGCCCGCCAGGCTCAAGGCCAGGATGGAGGCTCCGGATCGGAATGGCCGAGGGCGCTGGCGCTCTCCGGTCATGATTTCACTCATCAACAAACACCTGCAGGCGCGACCGAAGGGGGAGGACGGTCGCCGGTTTTTCAGTGAGGCCCGGGAGCCGACGGCGGAAGGTTGGCGACAGCGTGGTAGACATCAGCGACCTGATCCAGGAAGCGCTCGATCACCTGGCGCTCGGCCGGGGAGAGGCCGGCGATCACGCCGTCCAGTCCGTCCAGCATCGGGGCCAACTGCACGAAAGCCCGGTCGATCGAGGCCTCCAGCGGCACGACGCAGATCTTGCGCCGGTCGCCGGCCTGGCGTTCCCGCGTCACATGGCCGGCCCGCTCCAGGCGATCGACGATCTGGGTGGCGGCGGCCGTGGTCACCTTCAAATGCTCGGCCAGCTGGCCCGGCGTCATGGGGCCGTGGCTCAGAAGCTGCTCCAGGGCGGCCATGTCGGTGACATTGACGCCCAGGCTCTCGCCGATCTTGCGGCTGACCTGGCGGGTCAGGACGGAAATGGTCTTCAGCCGCTGACCGATCGGGTCGCGGGACACTGGCGAGGTCCGCCACGC
The window above is part of the Caulobacter soli genome. Proteins encoded here:
- a CDS encoding MarR family winged helix-turn-helix transcriptional regulator; protein product: MTDDPHSAPGAWRTSPVSRDPIGQRLKTISVLTRQVSRKIGESLGVNVTDMAALEQLLSHGPMTPGQLAEHLKVTTAAATQIVDRLERAGHVTRERQAGDRRKICVVPLEASIDRAFVQLAPMLDGLDGVIAGLSPAERQVIERFLDQVADVYHAVANLPPSAPGPH
- a CDS encoding efflux RND transporter periplasmic adaptor subunit, giving the protein MRSFPMTTRTALAAMILIASVGLTACGDKKDKAQSGKAGAAAAAQARTVSVGSVETRPLGGGVEASGLLVSREEAAVGSELSGYRVARLYADEGDWVRAGQPLAQLDDTLLRAQVDQQAAVTAQSQAEAARVAGLDGQGVLSQEQIETRRYQAKAQEAALKELRTRVSRMTITSPVSGRVLQRGVQPGQIAGGGTTPWFTIARDGLVELDAEVNEADLPGIREGQSAQVSLPGGQSISGVVRLVSPRVDSNSRLGKVRVRLPVRPDLRPGGFGRATFGASGAAVTAIPESAIRYEADGLSVMTVDSNNRAHQVAVKIGQKGGGWAQLVQGPPAGTRIVLGGASFVADGDTIRPATNTQQAAR
- a CDS encoding efflux transporter outer membrane subunit, with the protein product MTGERQRPRPFRSGASILALSLAGLALAGCVHTPRPTPDTRLPAAYAAPAGAALPQATLDRWWTSFNDPQLTALIETALEKAPDARTATAKLEEARAVRKGQVRQLYIPSTPLTGKASKTHTDILDSKGASFTQGGDSESYGANFDVSWELDLWGRRRAARQVVDNDLAAARFNYEGARAALAASVAQSYFDARGLAVQLDDAQETARINGELREFSTKKAKAGLIASSEADRAAADEAQSLAQVENLQGQLTAARRTLLILVGRGIDPVASLPVDATLDAAPPIPATLPDALLARRPDIREAQARLASAAGNLKINELALLPTLNLTPGVGWSKSVSPAFPFITESGATTGGKTSTTSSAWTLGANISIPVLNIPSLLADIDAQNARTQQAAIAYEKAVQTAYGEAENAMVQLAADQRRVALLTDGEARAQRAYAAGRKGYTLGLTDLTSTLQSEMTWRASRTALTGAKTQALQRAVQAYKALGGGWAPDALVPQDQTQQVSSK